cacagctgccccatagcacccacagttgcccccaggacccatgggtgccccctagAACCCCtggatgtccccaggacccacagcCACCCCATAGGACCCATGGTTACCCCTCAGGACCCACAAGTGCTCCCTAGGACCCCTGGTTACTCCCCAGCATCCACAGCTGTCCCCTAGGACCACTGGGTGcctccagcacccacagctgcctcccaggacccacagctgccccatagGACCCACGGTTGTCCCTCTGGACCCACAGCTGCCCCCTAGGACCCCTGGGTGCCCCCCAGGACCCATGGATGCCCCCTaggacccatgggtgcccccaggaCCCACAGCTGCCCTCAGGACACACATCTGCCCCCTAGGACCAATGGGcgtcccccagcacccacagctgccccccagcacccccaggtgccCCCCGTACCCCCCACTCACCCGAGGAGCTGCGCCCACGGCTCCGCGCCGGGCTGGTGCTACCGAAAGCCGCCCGGTGCCGCCGGCTGCACCCAAGGGAGACacggtgaggggtctgggggtgtccccatgtgtccccatgggcagggaggggacagcgcTGGTGACAACGGCGTCACCTCTTACTTTTTGAGGTCGATCTCCTGCTGCCGGCGCTGCCGGGAACGCACGAAGGCCGTGGGGTCGAACTGCGGCGGGCAGGAAACTGggggggacaatgtgggggtCAGGATGGGGACAACCAGGGGCCTCAATTGTGCAGAATAGTCAAGTTACGCTGATTAAATTATAACGAGCGCATCGTGAGGTCACCGAATGGACGGTGACATTgaattggtgacatggacaggatGCTGAGAAAATAGAGGGGCTTGATGTCACCGAATGGATGGTGGCATCGAATTGGCGACACAGATGGGATGCTGAGAATAGAGGGGCTTGATGTCACCAAATGGAGCTTGATGTCACCGAATGGATGGCGACATTGAATTGGCGACACGGATGGGATGCTGAGAATAGAGGGGCTTGATGTCACCAAATGGAGTGTGACATTGAATTGGTGACACGGACAGGATGCTGAGAATAGAGGGTTGATGTCACCGAATGGATGGTGGCATCGAATTGGCGACACAGATGGGATGCTGAGAATAGAGGGGCTTGATGTCACCGAATGGATGGTGACATTgaattggtgacatggacaggatGCTGAGAAAATAGAGGGGCTTGATGTCACCGAATGGATGGTGGCATCGAATTGGCGACACGGATGGGATGCTGAGAATAGAGGGGCTTGATGTCACCAAATGGATGGTGACATTgaattggtgacatggacaggatGCTGAGAATAGAGGGGCTTGATGTCACCGAACGGACGGTGACATTgaattggtgacatggacaggatGCTGAGAATAGAGGGGCTTGATGTCACCGAACGGACGGTGACATTGAATTGGCGACACGGATGGGATGCTGAGAATAGAGGGGCTTGATGTCACCAAATGGAGTGTGACATCAAATTGGCGACACAGATGGGATGCTGAGAATAGAGGGGCTTGATGTCACCGAATGGGGCTTGATGTCACCGAATGGATGGTGACATTGAATTGGCGACACGGACAGGATGCTGAGAAAATAGAGGGGCTTGATGTCACCGAATGGATGGTGACATTGAATTGGCAACACGGATGGGATGCTGAGAATAGAGGGGCTTGATGTCACCGAATGGATGGTGACATTGAATTGGCAACACGGATGGGATGCTGAGAATAGAGGGGCTTGATGTCACCGAATGGATGGTGACATTGAATTGGCAACACGGATGGGATGCTGAGAATAGAGGGGCTTGATGTCACCGAATGGACGGTGACATTGAATTGGTGACACGGACAGGATGCTGAGAATAGAGGGTTGATGTCACCGAATGGACGGTGACATTgaattggtgacatggacaggatGCTGAGAATAGAGGGGCTTGATGTCACCGAATGGAGCTTGATGTCACCGAATGGATGGTGACATTGAATTGGTGACACGGACAGGATGCTGAGAATAGAGGGTTGATGTCACCAAATGGACGGTGACATTgaattggtgacatggacaggatGCTGAGAAAATAGAGGGGCTTGATGTCACCGAATGGATGGTGACATTGAATTGGCGACACGGATGGGATGCTGAGAATAGAGGGGCTTGATGTCACCAAATGGATGGTGACATTGAATTGGCGACACGGATGGGATGCTGAGAATAGAGGGGCTTGATGTCACCAAATGGAGTGTGACATCGAATTGGCGACACAGATGGGATGCTGAGAATAGAGGGGCTTGATGTCACCGAATGGACGGTGACATTgaattggtgacatggacaggatGCTGAGAATAGAGGGGCTTGATGTCACCGAACGGACGGTGACATTGAATTGGCGACACGGATGGGATGCTGAGAATAGAGGGGCTTGATGTCACCGAATGGATGGTGACATTgaattggtgacatggacaggatGCTGAGAAAATAGAGGGGCTTGATGTCACTGAATGGACGGTGACATTGAATTGGCGACACAGATGGGATGCTGAGAATAGAGGGGCTTGATGTCACCGAATGGAGCTTGATGTCACCGAATGGATGGTGACATTGAATTGGTGACACGGACAGGATGCTGAGAATAGAGGGGCTTGATGTCACTGAATGGACGGTGACATTgaattggtgacatggacaggatGCTGAGAAAATAGAGGGGCTTGATGTCACCGAATGGATGGTGACATTGAATTGGCGACACGGATGGGATGCTGAGAATAGAGGGGCTTGATGTCACCAAATGGAGTGTGACATTGAATTGGTGACACGGATGGGATGCTGAGAATAGAGGGGCTTGATGTCACCAAATGGATGGTGACATTGAATTGGTGACACGGACAGGATGCTGAGAATAGAGGGTTGATGTCACCAAATGGACGGTGACATTgaattggtgacatggacaggatGCTGAGAAAATAGAGGGGCTTGATATCACCGAATGGATGGTGACATTGAATTGGCGACACAGATGGGATGCTGAGAATAGAGGGGCTTGATGTCACCGAATGGACGGTGACATTgaattggtgacatggacaggatGCTGAGAATAGAGGGGCTTGATGTCACCGAATGGGGCTTGATATCACCGAATGGATGGTGACATTGAATTGGCGACACGGATGGGATGCTGAGAATAGAGGGGCTTGATGTCACCAAATGGAGTGTGACATTGAATTGGTGACACGGACAGGATGCTGAGAATAGAGGGTTGATGTCACCGAATGGACGGTGACATTGAATTGGCGACACGGATGGGATGCTGAGAATAGAGGGGCTTGATGTCACCAAATGGATGGTGGCATCGAATTGGCGACAGGGATGGGATGCTGAGAATAGAGGGGCTTGATGTCACCGAATGGACGGTGACATTgaattggtgacatggacaggatGCTGAGAAAAGAGAGCGGCTCGATGTCACCCAGAGGATGTGAGAGGGACAAGTAAGagactgaatggaccgtgacgtcccccccagtgtccccccgagTGTCACCCACCTGCGGGTGACAGTGACCGCGCCGGGGGGCGGGTGCCAGAGTGGGAGCGTCGCTCTGAGCCTGTGGGTGTCCGATGGCTGCGAGGGGACCGGAGGTGTCagggggggacaaaggggacaccgaggacattgggggacatggggggtccccCCGAAGTCCTCTCACCCCCTCCTGCAGGCGCCCAGCTCGGCCGTGAGCCGctgcacccgctgctgcagccgcCGCTCCGACGCCTTCGCCTCGGCcagctgggggggacagggacggaTTGGGGGGGACAAAGACGATTTGGGGGACAGGGAGAGTTTGGGGGGGGCCAAGGGTCATTTGGGGGGAACAGGGACAGTTTAAAGGGGACAAGGAGAGTTTTGGGGGCACAGGGATGATttaggggagacagggacagttTGGGGAGACAGGGATGGTTTGAGGGGGGACAGGGAGagtttggggggcacagggacagtTTGGGGGGCACAAGGACAGTTTAGGGGGAACAGGGACAgtttggggggggcacaggggctgtttaggggtgcagggagagtttgggggggacagggacagttttTAGGGGACAGGGATGGTTTGGGGGCACAGGGATGATTGAGGGGAGACAAAGACAGTTTGGGGGGAACAAGGATGGTTTGGGGGGGAATGGAGATTTTGGGGGGACAAGGACggtttggggggcacagggacaatTTAGGGGAGACAGGGATGGTTTGGAGGGCACAGGGATGATttaggggagacagggacagttTGGGGGGCACGGGGAGAGTTTGGAGGGGTCAGGGacagtttggggggtcagggacaGTTTGGAGGGGACGGAGAGTTTGGGGGGACAAGGATggtttggggggcacagggactgTTTAGGGGTACAGGGAGAGTTTGGGGGGGACTGGGACAGTTTGGGGGTGACGGAGATTTTGGGGGGGACAAAGACGGTTTGGGGGGCACAGAGACAGTTCAGAGGGGACAAGGATGGtcaggggagacagggacagttTAGTCGGGGACAAGGACAGTTTGGGGGGGACAGTGACAGTTTTGGGGGCCAGGGTCCCCCCGCTGACACCACCAGCACCCCCCAATCCACCTCAGCCTCCAGGCGCCGGTGCAGCCGCCGGTGCCGCTCTCGTTCCTCCTCCAGCCGCCGCAGCGCCGCCCGCGTCTCCTCCCGCGCCTGCCGCACCCtggcggggacagcgggggattttggggtcccctcctcaccctgacccccccacatccccaccggTGACACCACGTGGCTCACTCCTCCTGCAGACGtcggatttgggggtcccgggggttccGGTCCGGTCGCCCCACATAGGGCAGCGGCAGTGGGTAGTGGATCCTGATGGGGGGGCACACAACACACAAAGTGGGGGTGACAGCGGTGCCCCAGcgccgtgtgtccccccccacagtgtccccgtgtcacctgtcGAACTCCACGGAGTAGATGAGGATGAGGTAGCGCTTGGCGCGGAGCGGGGAGGTGCTTCGGAGGGGCGGCTGCGCGTCCCCCCCAATTTTTCGGGTGCGCAGGGTCTGCAGGTCCGAGAAGCTCAAGAGCTCCAGGCTGACGGACTCGCTGCCCTGCGGGGGGGACACAGAATcaatgtcagggatcggaagggaccttctgaccacccccttctaacccccccaggtcccattggcttcctggccaccaggtctcccatccaagtactgaccgggcccgaccctgcttagcttcccagatcagatgagaTGGGGCGTTcgcagggtgctatggctgtgtaTCTGtacggtctcccatccaagtactgaccgggcccgaccctgcttagcttcccaggtCAGCCATTCCCAGGCTGCTATAGTTGCATATATCATACATATATATGATCCCAAAGTATATTGTGATAATATCCGAACTAAACCCCTTTTCAAGGGCAGAATAGAgcggcaggagaacctctctgacctactgatcacccccttctaatcccctgccaggtcccattggcttcctggccaccaggtctcccatccaagtactgaccgggcccgaccctgcttagcttctcagatcagccattctcagggtgctatggctgtatgtATTATAGatcaatatatatacatatgtgaggggcaggagaacctctccgaCCTATTGACCATCCCCTTCTAATCCCCACCCAAGTACCATTGGCTTCGTGGccacaaggtctcccatccaaggaCTGACCGggcctgaccctgcttagcttcccagatcagccattctcagggtgctgtagttgtatatattacatatatatgttccccaagtatatcctgatagtatctgaactaaacccttttctcaagctcatcctgctgtcccccaggtctCTTTACACCACTCTCCAACCAGTcgttcccaacttatactgggacctggggttgttcctgcccagatacaacaTACAGGACTCTGCCCCATTCACCGCGACTCTGTGGTCCGGTTCTGGGACCCCCCCGAAATGTTTTCTGTGGGGCAGCGGGGGAGTCTTGGCCTCACCTGCGTCAGCGCCAGCTCCAGCATGTGGCAGAAAACACCAAATTGCTTGAAATTCCCCGTTTTGTGGGTCAGGTCCTCGATgactgtggggagatgggggtcaCACAGGGCAAGTTCCCTAAATtccacccccccctccccaatgTGGGACTCACAGGCGGCGTCGAACTGGCCCCTCCAGCGGTCGCCGGTGCCGTGAGCCTCCACGGCCACGGTCAAGGTCGCGGGGGTCAAGGTCAGGCGGACGCTGTGGCCCCCGTGCCGGAAGGCGCAGTCGGCTTGAAGGGACCGCGGCTCCTCCATGGTCCTGGGAGGGGGGGTCTGCT
The Patagioenas fasciata isolate bPatFas1 chromosome 33, bPatFas1.hap1, whole genome shotgun sequence DNA segment above includes these coding regions:
- the CCDC61 gene encoding centrosomal protein CCDC61, which gives rise to MRRRGGEQPANGAAQGRGCGRSGGGARTMEEPRSLQADCAFRHGGHSVRLTLTPATLTVAVEAHGTGDRWRGQFDAAFIEDLTHKTGNFKQFGVFCHMLELALTQGSESVSLELLSFSDLQTLRTRKIGGDAQPPLRSTSPLRAKRYLILIYSVEFDRIHYPLPLPYVGRPDRNPRDPQIRRLQEEVRQAREETRAALRRLEEERERHRRLHRRLEAELAEAKASERRLQQRVQRLTAELGACRRGHRTPTGSERRSHSGTRPPARSLSPAAPFGDIKPLYSQHPICVANSMPPSIRPLVVPILTPTLSPPVSCPPQFDPTAFVRSRQRRQQEIDLKNRRHRAAFGSTSPARSRGRSSSAESVRSRRSALSSGSAATEPPKPRGRSITRRPLSASSCNGPATRPSPLTGATKRPGKENRDEEPLAEIDARLRALQEYMERLGTR